From Alphaproteobacteria bacterium, the proteins below share one genomic window:
- a CDS encoding GatB/YqeY domain-containing protein, translating into MLRQHLNDALKAAMKAQDKRRVSTLRLILAALKDRDIAARSGDNGDGISESDILGMLQTMIRQRRDSIEQFKQGGRKDLADKEAEEIAVIQDFLPAQLDEGEVGEACRQVVAELEAGGLKDMGRVMGELKSRYTGRMDFAKASAAVKELLS; encoded by the coding sequence ATGCTGCGTCAGCACCTGAACGACGCGCTCAAAGCCGCTATGAAAGCTCAGGACAAGCGCCGGGTTTCGACCTTGCGGCTGATCCTGGCCGCGCTCAAGGATCGCGATATCGCCGCCCGCAGCGGCGACAACGGCGACGGCATCAGCGAGAGCGATATCCTCGGCATGCTGCAGACCATGATCCGCCAGCGCCGCGATTCGATCGAGCAGTTCAAGCAGGGCGGACGCAAGGACTTGGCCGACAAGGAGGCCGAGGAGATCGCCGTCATCCAGGACTTCCTGCCGGCCCAGCTCGACGAGGGCGAGGTCGGCGAGGCCTGCCGCCAGGTGGTGGCCGAGCTCGAGGCCGGCGGCCTCAAGGACATGGGCCGGGTGATGGGCGAGCTCAAATCGCGCTACACCGGCCGCATGGATTTCGCCAAGGCCTCGGCCGCGGTAAAGGAGTTGCTGAGCTAG